In Thalassoglobus sp. JC818, a single window of DNA contains:
- a CDS encoding BatA domain-containing protein: protein MSFGFLNILMLTGLAAVALPVLAHLISRRRFEVVEWGAMQFLKLGHRTRRKIRLQDFLLLLIRMLVLGMLALALARPWGSGAIFGSLAPAVSRDVVFVIDGSGSMGWESEDGIPHQRAIQWVFDALEELNPGDTVSLIDARTQTRRLIHPPSTDLKHVRDSLQSIAAPDGTSKLSQAVIEAVQILLTTSNVSREVVVLTDLQKFPWSLDDQLSRQRLDDLMSQPAVPPTISIVDFSEKTGTPNNFSVGEIGLSRSLTVPGFPIQIRSVVSQSGGASTTKSVRLNVNDQPVAGAEREVTLAGNGQSTVDFSHVFSEPGIYRIRIALEHDQLPVDDLAECLIEVVDGVPVLIVDGARHQDETRSESFFVSAAFASSGETERWVRSTVIPPAELNEQALKGNQVVLLCNVSFLDELQQRALTDFVESGGGLLIAPGDRTDSNSWNNWLVSNGDEIPQEHFLPVEFLSIESQMFEAVNDDGVSTEVMIDTDTLTDSWMERFQKGNDVDFSATRFSKWWKLAKPKSGPDAQPDTEPENAEIIESKTEGSVAGRFNNGDPFLVMQQSGEGKVAVLSVPLDADWSTLPARSDFVPFLHELVFQLSGQGFKRNVAAGTVLRLPLEDGERPRDYSVRGPNDVNGEPKLLREGESLFAAYAETSVPGLYEFVPKDVGKPDAIPFLVLRDPAESDLTRIDEVEWEILSGNDRMKLIDSMSDLTAASQAELTRSELWWILLLGILLLLVAEVFLTRRMVQGGHTQFATEVE from the coding sequence ATGTCATTCGGCTTTCTAAACATCCTGATGCTCACTGGATTGGCCGCTGTCGCCTTACCTGTGTTGGCCCACTTAATTAGCCGTCGCCGTTTCGAAGTTGTTGAATGGGGGGCGATGCAGTTTTTGAAGCTGGGGCATCGAACGCGTCGAAAGATTCGGCTTCAGGATTTCTTGCTGCTGCTCATTCGCATGCTGGTGCTCGGGATGCTGGCACTTGCTCTCGCTCGACCATGGGGAAGCGGGGCCATTTTCGGGAGTCTCGCCCCGGCAGTTTCTCGCGATGTCGTGTTTGTTATTGACGGTTCCGGAAGCATGGGATGGGAATCTGAAGATGGAATTCCACATCAGCGGGCAATTCAGTGGGTTTTCGATGCTTTGGAAGAACTGAATCCAGGCGATACCGTTTCGCTGATTGATGCACGAACACAAACTCGACGTCTTATTCATCCACCTTCCACTGATCTCAAACACGTTCGTGATTCACTGCAATCGATCGCTGCGCCGGATGGGACCTCCAAGCTTTCACAAGCTGTGATCGAAGCTGTGCAGATTTTGCTGACGACATCGAATGTCTCTCGTGAAGTGGTTGTCCTGACTGATCTGCAGAAGTTTCCGTGGTCGCTGGACGATCAACTTTCACGACAGCGACTCGACGATTTGATGTCTCAGCCCGCCGTTCCGCCAACAATTTCCATCGTCGATTTCTCGGAAAAGACCGGAACTCCCAATAACTTTTCTGTCGGGGAGATTGGATTGTCCAGATCTCTCACGGTGCCGGGTTTCCCAATTCAAATCCGTTCGGTCGTCAGCCAGTCCGGGGGAGCAAGCACAACGAAATCTGTTCGGTTGAATGTGAATGATCAGCCAGTCGCCGGTGCGGAACGAGAAGTAACTCTGGCTGGCAACGGTCAATCGACTGTCGACTTTTCACATGTCTTTTCCGAGCCGGGAATTTATCGGATCAGAATTGCTCTCGAACATGATCAACTCCCCGTCGACGATCTCGCGGAATGTTTGATTGAAGTTGTGGATGGTGTTCCGGTGTTGATTGTCGACGGTGCCCGTCATCAGGACGAAACGCGATCGGAGTCGTTTTTCGTCTCTGCAGCGTTTGCGTCATCGGGTGAGACGGAGCGGTGGGTTCGATCGACTGTCATTCCTCCGGCGGAACTCAATGAACAAGCGTTGAAAGGCAATCAGGTTGTTCTGCTTTGCAACGTGTCATTTCTCGATGAGTTGCAACAACGGGCTTTGACCGATTTCGTGGAGAGCGGCGGCGGACTCTTGATTGCTCCGGGAGATCGAACCGATTCGAACTCCTGGAACAACTGGCTCGTCTCGAATGGAGATGAGATACCGCAGGAGCATTTTCTTCCGGTTGAATTTCTTTCGATCGAATCGCAAATGTTCGAAGCGGTGAATGACGACGGCGTTTCTACAGAGGTCATGATCGACACGGACACCTTGACCGATTCCTGGATGGAACGCTTTCAGAAAGGCAACGATGTCGATTTCTCTGCCACACGTTTTTCGAAGTGGTGGAAGCTGGCGAAGCCGAAGAGCGGCCCTGATGCGCAGCCAGACACTGAACCAGAAAACGCAGAGATCATTGAGTCGAAGACTGAAGGCTCCGTCGCGGGGCGTTTTAACAATGGAGACCCCTTCCTGGTGATGCAGCAATCAGGGGAAGGTAAAGTGGCGGTCCTCTCGGTTCCGCTCGATGCAGACTGGAGTACCCTGCCCGCTCGATCGGACTTTGTTCCGTTCTTGCATGAGCTCGTCTTCCAACTCTCCGGGCAGGGATTCAAACGAAACGTGGCTGCGGGAACGGTTCTGCGACTTCCGCTAGAAGATGGAGAGCGGCCGCGAGACTATTCAGTTCGTGGCCCCAACGATGTAAATGGGGAACCCAAGTTGCTTCGCGAAGGTGAGTCACTCTTCGCGGCGTATGCTGAAACGTCTGTTCCGGGATTGTATGAATTTGTCCCGAAAGACGTTGGAAAACCTGACGCAATTCCGTTCCTCGTCTTACGCGATCCGGCCGAGTCGGATCTGACTCGGATCGATGAAGTGGAATGGGAAATTCTATCTGGAAACGACCGGATGAAACTGATTGACTCGATGAGTGATCTGACAGCTGCCAGTCAGGCTGAGCTGACACGGTCTGAACTGTGGTGGATCTTGTTGCTTGGAATCTTGTTATTGCTCGTCGCTGAAGTCTTTCTGACGCGGCGAATGGTTCAAGGCGGACACACTCAGTTCGCGACTGAAGTGGAGTGA